The following coding sequences are from one Halobacteriovorax sp. JY17 window:
- the pyrF gene encoding orotidine-5'-phosphate decarboxylase, with the protein MSSMKNIFVALDDMNREEIFHFLDSSAGSISSVKMGLEIFNLYGREFVKEINSKYGVDIFLDLKLHDIPNTVSKAIKSLEGLPIKFLTIHLSGGLNMIKSSIESRDQYLPNCKVLGVSILTSLDENDIESIWGVRDSKDLFFKLFSLANLAGADGVVCSPNELNILNELDHNLISMCPGIRFQDEIDQQTTGDQKRVLSPSDAFSNGATYLVMGRSLTKSKNLKERILELESIK; encoded by the coding sequence TAGAGAGGAAATTTTTCATTTTCTAGACAGTAGCGCGGGAAGTATTTCATCTGTCAAAATGGGCCTAGAAATTTTCAACCTCTATGGTAGAGAATTTGTAAAAGAAATCAATAGTAAGTATGGGGTAGATATTTTCCTTGATTTAAAATTACACGATATTCCAAACACCGTAAGTAAGGCCATTAAGTCTTTAGAAGGACTTCCAATTAAGTTTCTAACGATTCATCTAAGTGGTGGATTGAATATGATTAAATCCAGCATTGAATCTAGAGATCAATATCTTCCAAATTGTAAGGTCCTAGGAGTGAGTATTCTGACCTCTCTAGATGAAAACGATATAGAAAGTATATGGGGAGTAAGAGACTCGAAGGATCTTTTTTTTAAACTCTTTAGTCTCGCGAACCTAGCGGGAGCTGATGGCGTGGTTTGTTCTCCCAATGAATTAAATATTTTAAATGAATTAGATCACAATCTCATATCAATGTGTCCAGGAATTCGCTTTCAAGATGAGATAGATCAGCAAACGACAGGTGATCAAAAGAGAGTCCTCTCACCATCTGATGCTTTTTCAAATGGTGCCACTTATCTTGTGATGGGAAGGTCTCTGACGAAATCTAAAAATCTAAAAGAGAGAATTCTTGAGTTAGAAAGTATTAAATAA